A single Parabacteroides timonensis DNA region contains:
- a CDS encoding GH92 family glycosyl hydrolase, translating into MKSIYLIFILIFCSLKLFATDKVLFEIGRQDNSAAEFALYPGNYKSFLANFGGEKSFYVGYSTPEKHWSYVLPGPLDGWAGGGYWAGFHPRHFPSIYFNLDKVSGKGECSLTFFFTGAHNSKPIKIRVEINGHRFEEELNGENASEFLENKGTGKAKEIHIQFPSSWLTPGMNKIQLGTIKGTWAIFDCIRLETPASVQLGKASSSLIRSVKAAPFEYQKENGERILPVLVDMNQFDAPRELTFAVEGCAPVSRTIEVGESIQEILMPAAQAKGKQEKLLFTIRDGKDVIYKGEVIRSPQPLHSYSDDVDLLMGTGNSRWMFKPGPSLPLSMVQIAPDNQDEIWKAGYEYAIENIMGFNHFSDWTMTGFLMQPTCGELKVNPGREDFPDEGYRSRIDKSSEKAEIGKYSVYMTDTKIQADITATRRAALQRYIFPAREDARILIDMFTPNEYPHNLVNARVTKVSDTEIEGYATYYNAFTGYTLEQSYTLYFVLQFSKPFDSMGGWVNEGVQPVTGYIPGWNRNHEFETPAEIKQNITLIEGKGDVGIFLNYKTKENEEILVRSGVSLVDMVGARNNLKQELADPFGWDFEKVVDNARSIWDEYLGRIAIETDDYLQKKKFYTNLYRALAAKATWSDVDGRFVDEDERIRRLEKPDDCIVSGEYWNTFWNNQQLFNLMAPEISSKWACSAIQLYQNSGWFNTDPAGIEHTGVMVAMHPISQILGAWQSGIRDFDLNIAYDGLKKMMTTPPQKYEGGGTVGVENLVPYMKYGYIPAGKGTVSNTMEYAYDDWCLGQMAKVLGKTDDFKLFDERSNNWSNLFDPKSGFIRPKDEHGNWVEPFDPYHTPGFTEGNAFNYSWFVPHNPNKLIGMVGKDRFISRLDKAMEQSAHANFNAAGDNFSAFPINHGNETSMEVAYLFNWAGAPWLTQKWVRAIQEQYYGTTPYDAYPGDEDLGQMSSWFVMSALGLFQMDGGCSEKPYYELASPRYPKITIRLDGKYNRGETFVIEAPGASKENKYIQSVTLNGKPVNGFRIPQEEVLKGGKIVIEMGKEAVVSPVSSR; encoded by the coding sequence ATGAAAAGTATATATCTGATTTTTATTCTCATCTTTTGTTCCTTGAAACTCTTTGCAACCGATAAAGTGTTGTTCGAAATAGGGCGGCAGGACAATTCCGCTGCGGAGTTTGCCCTCTATCCGGGTAATTATAAAAGTTTTCTGGCGAACTTCGGGGGAGAGAAATCTTTTTATGTAGGATACTCTACTCCTGAAAAACATTGGTCGTATGTTTTGCCGGGACCGTTGGATGGTTGGGCTGGCGGTGGGTACTGGGCCGGATTTCATCCGAGACATTTCCCTTCTATCTATTTTAATTTGGATAAAGTTTCCGGAAAAGGGGAATGTTCTCTTACTTTCTTTTTCACTGGGGCACATAATAGTAAGCCGATCAAAATACGGGTCGAGATCAACGGTCATCGGTTCGAAGAAGAACTGAACGGGGAGAATGCTTCGGAGTTTCTGGAAAATAAGGGAACAGGAAAAGCGAAAGAGATACATATACAATTCCCCTCTTCATGGCTTACTCCCGGTATGAATAAGATTCAGTTGGGAACTATTAAAGGTACATGGGCTATTTTCGATTGTATCCGGTTGGAAACACCGGCATCCGTACAACTTGGAAAAGCGTCTTCTTCATTGATACGTTCTGTAAAAGCTGCACCTTTTGAATATCAAAAAGAGAATGGAGAACGTATATTGCCGGTTTTGGTGGATATGAACCAGTTTGATGCACCCCGGGAGTTGACTTTTGCAGTAGAGGGATGTGCTCCTGTTTCACGTACGATCGAAGTAGGGGAGAGTATCCAGGAAATATTGATGCCGGCTGCACAGGCTAAAGGCAAACAGGAAAAGTTGCTATTTACAATCCGGGATGGCAAAGATGTTATTTATAAAGGTGAAGTGATCCGTAGCCCGCAACCGCTGCATTCCTATTCAGACGATGTAGACTTGCTGATGGGGACGGGCAATTCCCGTTGGATGTTCAAACCCGGACCAAGCCTCCCTTTGAGTATGGTGCAGATCGCTCCCGACAATCAGGATGAGATATGGAAGGCCGGATACGAATATGCCATAGAGAATATTATGGGTTTCAACCATTTCAGCGACTGGACGATGACCGGTTTCCTGATGCAACCGACCTGCGGTGAACTGAAAGTCAATCCCGGCAGGGAAGATTTTCCGGATGAGGGCTATCGTTCCCGGATTGACAAATCATCGGAAAAGGCAGAAATAGGTAAATATTCCGTTTATATGACGGATACGAAGATACAAGCGGACATAACGGCAACCCGCCGTGCAGCTTTACAACGATATATTTTCCCTGCCAGGGAAGACGCTCGTATCCTGATCGATATGTTCACACCTAACGAGTACCCGCATAATCTGGTCAATGCCCGTGTAACGAAAGTCAGCGATACGGAAATAGAAGGTTATGCCACTTATTATAATGCATTTACCGGATATACATTGGAGCAGAGTTATACATTGTACTTCGTTCTCCAGTTCAGCAAACCTTTCGATTCGATGGGCGGATGGGTGAACGAAGGTGTTCAGCCGGTAACCGGTTATATCCCCGGATGGAACAGGAATCACGAGTTTGAAACCCCTGCTGAAATAAAGCAAAATATAACCCTGATAGAGGGCAAAGGCGATGTCGGTATATTCCTGAATTATAAGACGAAAGAGAACGAAGAAATCTTAGTCCGTTCCGGTGTATCTCTGGTAGATATGGTAGGGGCACGGAATAACCTGAAACAGGAACTGGCTGATCCTTTTGGATGGGATTTTGAGAAAGTAGTGGACAATGCTCGTTCCATTTGGGATGAATACCTGGGAAGAATAGCGATTGAAACGGATGATTATCTGCAAAAGAAGAAGTTCTATACCAACCTCTACCGTGCGTTAGCAGCCAAAGCAACCTGGAGCGATGTCGACGGTCGTTTTGTGGATGAAGATGAAAGGATCAGACGGCTGGAGAAACCGGACGATTGTATCGTAAGCGGTGAATATTGGAATACATTCTGGAATAATCAGCAGTTATTCAATCTGATGGCTCCGGAAATATCCAGCAAGTGGGCATGTTCGGCTATTCAGCTTTATCAGAATAGCGGTTGGTTCAATACGGACCCTGCCGGGATAGAACATACCGGTGTGATGGTTGCCATGCATCCGATCTCTCAGATACTGGGAGCCTGGCAAAGCGGTATACGTGACTTTGACTTGAATATAGCGTATGACGGTTTGAAAAAGATGATGACAACACCTCCTCAGAAGTATGAAGGTGGTGGAACTGTCGGAGTTGAGAACCTGGTCCCTTATATGAAGTATGGATATATTCCCGCAGGGAAAGGAACTGTCTCCAATACAATGGAGTATGCTTACGACGACTGGTGTCTGGGGCAGATGGCCAAAGTATTGGGAAAGACCGATGACTTTAAACTGTTTGATGAACGTTCGAACAATTGGTCTAATTTGTTTGATCCGAAATCTGGCTTTATACGTCCTAAAGACGAACACGGCAATTGGGTAGAGCCTTTCGATCCGTACCATACACCCGGGTTTACCGAAGGAAATGCCTTCAATTATTCCTGGTTCGTACCCCATAATCCGAATAAATTGATCGGTATGGTCGGTAAAGACCGTTTTATAAGCCGTTTGGATAAAGCGATGGAGCAGTCAGCCCATGCCAATTTTAATGCGGCAGGCGATAACTTTTCCGCTTTCCCGATCAACCACGGAAATGAAACTTCTATGGAAGTTGCCTATCTCTTTAACTGGGCAGGTGCTCCCTGGCTGACGCAAAAATGGGTACGGGCGATACAGGAGCAGTATTACGGAACCACTCCTTATGACGCTTATCCGGGGGATGAGGATCTGGGGCAGATGAGTAGCTGGTTTGTCATGAGTGCTCTCGGTTTGTTCCAGATGGATGGCGGATGTTCTGAAAAACCGTATTATGAATTGGCTTCTCCGCGTTATCCCAAAATCACGATCCGGCTGGATGGAAAATATAATCGCGGCGAGACTTTCGTGATAGAAGCTCCCGGCGCATCCAAAGAGAATAAATATATTCAATCGGTTACCTTGAACGGTAAACCGGTAAATGGTTTCCGGATTCCGCAGGAAGAGGTATTGAAAGGAGGGAAGATTGTGATCGAAATGGGGAAAGAAGCCGTAGTTTCACCTGTTTCTTCCCGGTGA
- a CDS encoding Gfo/Idh/MocA family oxidoreductase: protein MRSEDISRRSFLKRALALSAATAIPSFWIPSKANAFPGVPFVSPNEKVNIAFIGIGNRGGEIAKELYKTGLCNVVALCDVDMGAKHTQELISMFPKAQRFQDFRQMFDKMADKIDAVTVGVPDHAHFPITIEAMAHGKHVYVEKPMARTFHEVELMMKGEKKYGVVTQMGNQGHSEANYFQFKAWKDAGLIKDVTAITAHMNSPRRWHGWNPNIKHMPMGEPAPETLDWDTWLGVVQHHDYNHDYHMGQWRCWYDFGMGALGDWGAHILDTAHEFLDLGLPSEVNPLYLKDHNPFFYPMSSTILFKFPERNNMPAVDVTWYDGLDNIPAVPKDFGSSDVDPNIPTVAGGKLQLMKLNPGKEIYSKTLTFKGGSHGSTLSVIPDQIAKDMNPKLPEYEKSPSNHYENFLLACQGKEKTRSPFSIAGPLSQVFCLGVMAQHLNRKLVFDRDTKEIVNDSFANQMLVGQPPRKGWEEYYNV, encoded by the coding sequence ATGAGATCAGAAGACATTTCACGCCGCTCGTTTCTGAAGCGGGCATTGGCTCTTTCTGCAGCTACGGCGATCCCGTCGTTTTGGATACCTTCAAAGGCTAATGCCTTTCCTGGCGTACCTTTCGTTAGTCCTAACGAAAAAGTAAATATTGCGTTTATTGGCATTGGTAACCGGGGAGGTGAGATTGCCAAGGAGTTGTATAAAACAGGTTTATGTAATGTGGTAGCTCTTTGCGATGTCGACATGGGAGCTAAGCACACACAGGAGCTTATATCTATGTTCCCGAAAGCTCAACGCTTCCAGGATTTCCGCCAGATGTTCGATAAGATGGCAGATAAGATAGATGCTGTTACGGTGGGGGTTCCTGACCATGCCCATTTCCCTATAACCATCGAAGCTATGGCTCATGGCAAACATGTATATGTTGAAAAACCGATGGCCCGTACTTTCCATGAGGTGGAGTTGATGATGAAAGGCGAAAAGAAATACGGTGTTGTTACACAGATGGGTAACCAGGGACACTCTGAAGCGAATTACTTCCAGTTCAAAGCCTGGAAAGATGCCGGATTAATCAAGGATGTGACTGCTATCACAGCTCATATGAACTCTCCGCGCCGTTGGCACGGATGGAATCCGAACATTAAACATATGCCGATGGGCGAACCGGCTCCGGAAACATTGGATTGGGATACCTGGCTGGGTGTAGTGCAGCATCATGACTATAACCATGATTATCATATGGGACAATGGCGCTGCTGGTATGATTTCGGTATGGGAGCACTGGGAGACTGGGGAGCTCATATTCTGGATACGGCTCATGAGTTCCTGGATTTAGGCTTGCCTTCCGAAGTAAACCCGTTGTATCTGAAAGACCATAATCCATTTTTCTATCCGATGTCGTCTACCATTTTGTTTAAATTCCCTGAAAGGAATAATATGCCGGCTGTAGATGTAACCTGGTATGATGGTTTGGATAATATTCCAGCTGTTCCGAAAGACTTTGGCTCTTCGGATGTCGATCCGAATATTCCGACCGTTGCCGGCGGTAAACTGCAATTGATGAAACTGAACCCGGGTAAGGAAATCTATTCAAAGACACTTACATTTAAAGGTGGTTCTCATGGCAGTACATTGTCTGTTATTCCGGATCAGATTGCAAAGGATATGAATCCGAAACTGCCGGAATATGAAAAGAGTCCGTCCAACCATTACGAAAACTTCTTGTTGGCTTGCCAAGGAAAAGAAAAGACCCGTTCGCCGTTCTCCATTGCTGGCCCGTTAAGCCAGGTATTCTGCCTGGGCGTTATGGCACAGCATCTGAACCGCAAACTGGTTTTCGATCGTGATACGAAAGAAATTGTAAACGACTCTTTCGCTAATCAAATGCTGGTGGGACAACCGCCGCGTAAAGGTTGGGAAGAGTATTATAATGTATAA
- a CDS encoding NAD(P)H-dependent oxidoreductase: MNDGSKKVVILLAHPNLKESQANKALADAVKDIDGVMLYDLYEYQDQSFDVNVWSTIISDASMVIFQFPFHWMSAPSLLKRWLDEVFTSLAKTPAVAGKPLQIVTTTGSEYAAYRSGGRNCFTMDELLRPYQGCAIHAGMVWNTPLVVYGMGSGDASRNIAAGAEVYKQRVEEALTSHTMQNIW, encoded by the coding sequence ATGAATGACGGTTCGAAAAAAGTAGTGATTCTTCTGGCTCATCCTAACCTGAAAGAGTCACAGGCAAACAAAGCATTGGCAGATGCGGTAAAAGATATAGATGGTGTAATGCTCTATGATTTATATGAATACCAGGATCAGTCTTTTGATGTAAATGTGTGGAGCACTATCATTTCTGATGCCTCTATGGTTATCTTTCAGTTCCCTTTCCATTGGATGTCTGCTCCTTCTCTTTTAAAAAGATGGCTGGATGAAGTATTCACTTCGTTGGCGAAGACACCTGCCGTAGCCGGTAAACCGTTGCAAATCGTCACGACAACCGGCTCGGAGTATGCAGCTTACCGCAGTGGTGGACGGAATTGTTTTACAATGGATGAACTTTTGCGTCCTTATCAGGGATGTGCAATACATGCCGGAATGGTCTGGAATACACCGTTGGTTGTCTATGGAATGGGTAGCGGGGATGCTTCCAGAAATATAGCGGCAGGAGCTGAGGTGTATAAACAAAGGGTAGAAGAAGCATTGACTAGCCACACAATGCAGAATATCTGGTAG
- a CDS encoding SusC/RagA family TonB-linked outer membrane protein, whose protein sequence is MSKRLKFPSLILLAGALASPLGVYADVLPDKQSVNISQQNGKITGVVEDSMGPVIGASVVIKGTTSGIMTDLDGKFTLNDVKRGQVLQFSFVGYKTKEIAYTGQTTLKVFLEEDSQALDEVVVTALGMSRDKKSLGYSMTELKGDEIAKVNSPNPINGLQGKVAGVQINMGNSGPQSSQRIIIRGNTSLGGNNQPIFVIDGIIIDNEVTKTGAGQDWGNDLKNLNADDFESMSVLKGAAATALYGSRASNGVILITTKKGRKGEGIGVSVSHTQQWEKIYATPDLQNEFGSGSSPAWAQNPDGSENRYTSAGRSFGPRFDGKPFYVDGQEMIYSAKDNNLKNLYQTGHYMNTNVALQGGSEKSAFRFSYSNLQSEGLTFNNEFKRNSFSLNASHDISSRLKAEGGFSYIESTAQNPTRQGGSGSPIYDFMYSIAREYDTDYWLNNKNYISPAGDGYNSQDPYGYSKTIYDYLENIYTQDEMSVRAFLNLDLKLLDWLSLKVKGDIYKLYTTNESKVMATGASKYDGAAYKIHENKKDQYKITGMLTANHSFDDFNISGSVAVEQWDTKRGYHRTNSENGLRVPGLFDMTNSVNKATTEVRYNTDRKRINSIYAFANMDYKGVYFLDITGRNDWSSALIYENGTGHTSYFYPSVGASWLFAEGLRDAIPEFISFGKLRASYAIVGNDCAPYLTTGTGYYAFDNTFDNQLGGGTYPYYKFDKDELPNLNLKPEKQHSIEIGLDMRFFKNRLGFDFAWYKTNTKNQILALPIASESGVSKRWINAGDIQNKGIELLITGTPIETKDWRWDLSFNLTRNRNMIVSLFEGVEKYQLVGGGTDTQAWATVGGAYGDIYTSYAYTRNENGEKLLNADGSYPRSNKSEKIGSLQPKFLWGANTSVSWKGITLNAVIDARFGGDVFSASYYYGMNSGNVKSSLIGRDTQYGGLPRTLSDGRVVNDGVIPEGVFIPGTEIKGVDVSGKSYQYAYDQGLVDPLSAYKYYDNVYSWSGGIREEGIHKCSWVALREVSVHWQLPKKWVNKAYIQNASIGLMARNLGFLYNSLPDNIHPEGLNTSYSSEYMESGGAVFSRNIGFSVNVSF, encoded by the coding sequence ATGTCTAAAAGATTAAAATTTCCAAGCTTGATTTTGCTTGCCGGTGCATTAGCTTCTCCATTAGGAGTCTATGCAGACGTGTTACCTGACAAGCAAAGTGTAAACATTTCCCAACAAAACGGGAAAATAACCGGAGTAGTAGAAGATTCAATGGGACCGGTTATTGGAGCATCTGTCGTTATTAAAGGAACCACAAGTGGAATCATGACCGACCTCGATGGCAAATTTACGCTAAACGATGTCAAAAGAGGTCAAGTGTTACAATTCTCTTTCGTAGGATATAAAACGAAAGAAATCGCTTACACTGGCCAAACAACGCTGAAAGTATTTCTGGAAGAAGACTCACAGGCCTTGGACGAAGTTGTAGTAACAGCTTTGGGTATGTCACGTGACAAAAAATCACTGGGTTATTCCATGACCGAACTGAAAGGAGATGAAATCGCCAAAGTAAACTCCCCCAACCCGATCAACGGTCTGCAAGGTAAAGTGGCCGGTGTACAGATCAACATGGGTAACTCCGGTCCGCAATCTTCACAACGTATCATCATCCGTGGTAACACTTCTTTGGGAGGTAACAACCAGCCGATTTTCGTGATCGACGGTATTATCATCGACAATGAGGTAACAAAAACAGGAGCAGGACAAGACTGGGGTAATGACCTGAAGAACCTGAATGCCGATGACTTCGAGTCGATGTCTGTATTGAAAGGTGCTGCCGCAACCGCTTTGTATGGTTCGCGTGCTTCCAACGGTGTGATCCTGATCACAACCAAAAAAGGCCGTAAAGGTGAAGGTATAGGTGTTTCCGTTTCACATACGCAGCAATGGGAAAAGATCTATGCGACACCGGATTTACAAAACGAATTCGGATCCGGTTCTTCTCCGGCATGGGCACAGAACCCCGACGGCAGCGAAAACCGATACACTTCTGCCGGTCGTAGCTTCGGTCCTCGTTTCGACGGCAAACCATTCTATGTGGATGGCCAGGAAATGATCTATTCCGCCAAAGACAACAACTTGAAAAACCTTTATCAGACCGGACACTACATGAACACCAACGTGGCTTTGCAAGGGGGTTCTGAAAAAAGTGCATTCCGTTTCTCTTATTCAAATTTGCAATCAGAGGGTTTGACTTTCAACAATGAGTTCAAGCGTAATTCGTTCAGCTTAAACGCTTCCCACGATATCAGTTCGCGTCTGAAAGCAGAAGGTGGATTCTCTTATATCGAATCGACCGCCCAGAACCCGACAAGGCAGGGAGGTTCAGGTTCTCCGATCTATGACTTCATGTACAGCATCGCTCGTGAATATGATACAGATTACTGGTTGAACAACAAAAACTATATCAGTCCGGCCGGCGACGGTTACAACTCACAGGATCCGTATGGTTATTCCAAAACGATCTACGACTACCTGGAAAATATCTATACACAGGACGAAATGAGTGTACGCGCTTTCCTGAATCTGGATCTTAAACTATTGGATTGGTTGTCATTGAAAGTGAAAGGCGATATTTACAAGTTATATACAACCAACGAATCAAAAGTAATGGCTACAGGTGCCAGCAAATATGACGGTGCGGCATACAAAATCCATGAAAACAAGAAAGACCAGTACAAGATTACCGGTATGTTGACTGCCAACCATTCTTTCGATGATTTCAATATCAGCGGTAGCGTGGCGGTAGAACAGTGGGATACCAAAAGGGGATACCACAGAACCAACTCGGAGAATGGCTTGCGTGTTCCCGGTTTGTTCGATATGACAAACTCCGTTAATAAAGCAACAACCGAAGTCAGATATAATACCGACAGAAAACGCATCAACTCCATCTATGCTTTTGCCAATATGGACTATAAAGGCGTTTATTTCCTGGATATAACAGGACGTAACGACTGGTCGTCTGCATTGATCTACGAAAACGGAACAGGACACACTTCTTATTTCTACCCGTCTGTAGGAGCTTCCTGGCTTTTTGCCGAAGGTCTACGCGATGCGATACCCGAATTTATTTCTTTCGGTAAACTGAGAGCTTCGTATGCTATCGTAGGTAACGACTGTGCGCCTTATCTGACAACCGGTACCGGTTATTATGCATTCGACAACACATTCGACAACCAGCTTGGCGGCGGTACTTATCCTTATTACAAATTCGACAAAGATGAATTACCGAACTTGAATTTGAAACCGGAGAAACAACACTCCATCGAAATCGGTTTGGATATGCGTTTCTTTAAAAACCGCCTCGGCTTCGACTTTGCATGGTATAAGACCAATACAAAGAACCAGATCCTGGCATTGCCGATCGCATCCGAATCTGGTGTTTCAAAACGTTGGATCAATGCCGGAGACATCCAGAACAAAGGTATCGAATTATTGATCACCGGTACTCCGATCGAAACGAAAGACTGGCGCTGGGATTTGTCTTTCAACCTGACACGCAACAGGAACATGATTGTTTCTTTGTTTGAAGGCGTTGAGAAATACCAGTTAGTAGGAGGTGGTACAGATACACAGGCATGGGCTACCGTTGGCGGCGCTTATGGTGACATCTACACATCCTATGCATACACACGCAACGAAAATGGTGAAAAGCTGTTGAACGCAGACGGTTCTTATCCCCGTTCAAATAAAAGTGAGAAAATCGGTTCTTTGCAGCCTAAATTCTTATGGGGAGCCAATACTTCCGTAAGCTGGAAAGGCATTACACTGAATGCGGTCATCGATGCTCGCTTCGGCGGAGACGTCTTCTCGGCAAGTTACTATTATGGTATGAATTCAGGTAACGTTAAATCTTCATTAATCGGCCGTGACACACAATACGGCGGTCTGCCTCGTACATTGAGCGACGGAAGAGTGGTTAACGACGGTGTAATTCCGGAAGGCGTATTTATACCTGGTACGGAAATCAAAGGAGTAGACGTATCCGGCAAGAGCTACCAGTATGCTTACGATCAAGGATTGGTCGATCCGTTATCTGCCTACAAATATTATGACAATGTGTACAGTTGGTCCGGAGGTATCCGTGAAGAAGGTATCCACAAATGCTCATGGGTTGCCTTACGTGAAGTTTCCGTACACTGGCAATTGCCTAAAAAATGGGTGAATAAAGCCTACATCCAGAATGCAAGTATCGGTCTGATGGCTCGTAACTTAGGATTCCTGTATAACAGTCTACCGGACAATATCCACCCGGAAGGCTTAAATACATCTTACAGCTCTGAATATATGGAAAGCGGTGGTGCCGTATTCTCACGCAACATTGGTTTCAGTGTTAACGTTTCGTTCTAA
- a CDS encoding SusD/RagB family nutrient-binding outer membrane lipoprotein, translated as MKKIKYYILGALASMAALSSCDADFTKINKNPDTVYEVDPEVFLYQIENVMCNAGETWADSYACRLRWMQYCAGIWGYSTTNFTECAGFSGSLYSNYVNAGKYARHIPYYVKTHMPEQEAAYSDLTEVARVLLITKGIQTSDVYGSLVYTDGWGTRNGNVEILEPAFQTQEELFTIWNQELKEAANKLSTSSNQVTFKNYDLAYSGDMSKWVKAANAVRLRLALRLLKQKPEEAKAIAQEVLSSGNIFSSIDDSFILYFDNYWTTQGDWHSVIDMDRASSAFMAYLLKYNDPRKRLFFQINNLTPENVAAFNAKETTTPAQVIPTHLGRWTGGSVSYDKWATDSCRTSRYLDDIDMRPMNRPQTRLWKGAQDNGSAGGWIPLVTYADFCFMASEFTLEGVANSKTAQQWYEEGVKASLRQWSKIADYCKINDYEAVTEAEIEAFLKQDGIAWNSSMAKEQIYCQTWVEHFKNNSESWAMYKRTNYPSTTSTLVTWEPINVYGELQQVPRRKKFTMPADGSANYANQVKRLEDMQKASNFGRLDSEFGRIWWDKE; from the coding sequence ATGAAAAAAATTAAATATTATATTCTCGGAGCGCTAGCTTCCATGGCTGCATTAAGCTCCTGTGATGCCGACTTCACTAAAATCAACAAGAACCCGGATACGGTATACGAAGTTGATCCGGAAGTATTCCTCTATCAGATTGAAAATGTAATGTGTAATGCCGGAGAGACATGGGCAGACTCGTATGCCTGCCGCTTGAGATGGATGCAGTATTGTGCCGGAATCTGGGGGTATAGCACAACCAACTTCACCGAATGCGCCGGTTTTTCGGGATCATTATACAGCAACTATGTAAACGCCGGCAAATATGCCCGTCATATCCCCTATTACGTCAAGACCCATATGCCGGAACAGGAAGCAGCTTACAGCGACTTGACCGAAGTAGCCCGTGTTCTCCTGATTACAAAAGGTATTCAAACATCCGACGTATACGGATCTTTGGTGTACACCGACGGCTGGGGGACCCGTAACGGCAACGTGGAAATTCTTGAGCCTGCTTTCCAGACTCAGGAAGAATTGTTTACGATCTGGAACCAGGAATTGAAAGAGGCAGCCAATAAACTGTCGACATCCAGCAACCAGGTGACTTTCAAAAATTATGACCTGGCTTATAGCGGCGACATGAGTAAATGGGTGAAGGCAGCTAATGCCGTTCGTCTGCGTCTCGCTTTGAGATTATTAAAACAGAAACCGGAAGAAGCAAAAGCCATTGCGCAGGAGGTATTATCTTCCGGCAACATTTTCAGTAGCATCGACGATAGTTTTATCCTCTATTTCGATAACTACTGGACAACGCAAGGCGACTGGCATTCTGTGATTGACATGGACCGCGCATCTTCTGCTTTCATGGCTTACTTACTAAAGTATAACGATCCGAGAAAACGCCTGTTTTTCCAGATCAACAATTTGACTCCGGAAAATGTAGCCGCATTCAATGCCAAAGAGACAACGACTCCTGCGCAGGTCATCCCGACTCATTTAGGTCGCTGGACCGGTGGTAGCGTAAGTTACGACAAATGGGCAACCGACTCCTGCCGTACATCCCGTTATCTGGATGATATCGACATGCGTCCGATGAACAGACCTCAGACTCGTTTGTGGAAAGGTGCACAAGACAATGGTAGTGCCGGCGGCTGGATTCCTTTGGTAACATACGCAGACTTCTGTTTCATGGCTTCCGAATTTACACTGGAAGGCGTAGCCAACAGCAAAACTGCTCAGCAATGGTATGAAGAAGGCGTAAAAGCCTCGCTGAGACAATGGAGCAAAATTGCAGATTATTGCAAAATCAACGATTACGAAGCTGTCACAGAAGCAGAAATCGAAGCATTCCTGAAACAGGATGGCATCGCATGGAACAGCTCCATGGCTAAAGAGCAGATCTACTGCCAGACCTGGGTAGAACATTTCAAGAATAACAGTGAATCATGGGCCATGTACAAACGTACCAATTATCCGAGCACTACATCTACACTGGTTACCTGGGAACCGATCAATGTATACGGAGAATTGCAGCAAGTACCGCGTCGTAAAAAATTCACTATGCCTGCCGATGGCTCTGCCAACTATGCTAATCAGGTAAAACGCCTTGAAGACATGCAGAAAGCATCGAACTTCGGTCGTTTGGACAGCGAATTTGGTCGTATATGGTGGGATAAAGAATAA